The genome window AACGCAGCAAGCCAAGATCGGTACCGCACTGCGCTTCGGTCAGGCACATGGTGCCGGTCCATTCTCCGGACACCAATTTCGGCAGGTAAAGTGCTTTTTGCTGTTCGGTGCCGTGTGCGTACAGGCACTCATACGCGCCGTGCGACAAACCCGGATACATGGTCCAGGCCTGGTTCGACGAGTTCAGCATTTCATAGAAGGAATTCTGCAAGACCATAGGCAAGCCCTGGCCGCCGTATTCAGGATCGCAGGTCAGCGAAGGCCAGCCGGCTGCCACGTATTGCTCGTAGGCGGCTTTGAAACCTTTGGGTGGGGTAACTTCGTGGGTGCTGGTATCCAGCTTGCAACCTTCGCGGTCGCCACTATGGTTCAGCGGGAACAGGACTTCCGAGGTGAACTTGCCGCCTTCTTCCAGTACCTGGTTGATGATATCGGCATCGATGTCAGCATGCTTGGGTAAAACCTTCAATTCATCTGCAACATGAAGTAATTCGTGCAGCACAAATTGCATATCGCGCAACGGTGCAATGTATTGACCCATAAACGTCTCCTCGCGGCTGATTTAATGATTTGCTAGTTCAATACTAGCGCATGACGGCGATTTTGACTGCGCCCCGCCGCCATCTTATTGATTTGTTTTATCCAGCAAGCGGCGATCGCGCTTGGTTGGTCGACCCTTGATACCCAGGCCGGGTTCCCTGAAGAATTTGCGCTGATCGGCATCCTGCTGCCGCTGTTTCAGGCTTTGCTCGGTTTCCGCATAGAGCTTCTGCGCCATCTCGGCCGAGCCGCGCACATCGGACAAAGCCTGCACCACGACTTCCCATACGGTCGATCCATTATCAATTTGCAGCAGGTCACCGCATTTCACGGTGCGCGCCGGCTTGATGCGCTCCTGCTCCAGCCTGACTTTACCCTTGTCAACAGCATCGGTCGCCAGGCTTCGTGTCTTGAAGAAACGCGCAGCCCATAACCATTTATCCAAACGCACATTTTCCGTTGCCATCGTGCTGCCGTACCCGTCTGTCGTAAAACACCATTGTAGCCAGCTATGAAAACAGAGGTGGCATCAGCATCAACATGGCGTGACTCGCCATGTCAAAAAATCCCTGTTTTTACGCTCTCATGAGGTAATCTGCACATGACAAGAATAAAAATTCGGCACAGAAACGTTATCAATAATGCATTTACGCCAGCTTCCCCTGAAACGGACTGAAAATTGACAACTGATACCCGCCAACTCAAAACCTGGCTTGCC of Janthinobacterium sp. Marseille contains these proteins:
- a CDS encoding RNA-binding S4 domain-containing protein — encoded protein: MATENVRLDKWLWAARFFKTRSLATDAVDKGKVRLEQERIKPARTVKCGDLLQIDNGSTVWEVVVQALSDVRGSAEMAQKLYAETEQSLKQRQQDADQRKFFREPGLGIKGRPTKRDRRLLDKTNQ